Proteins found in one Tamandua tetradactyla isolate mTamTet1 chromosome 3, mTamTet1.pri, whole genome shotgun sequence genomic segment:
- the LOC143677242 gene encoding serine/threonine-protein phosphatase 4 regulatory subunit 3A-like, giving the protein MTDTRRRVKVYTLNEDRQWDDRGTGHVSSGYVERLKGMSLLVRAESDGSLLLESKINPNTAYQKQQDTLIVWSEAENYDLALSFQEKAGCDEIWEKICQVQGKDPSVDITQDLVDESEEECFDDMSSPGVELPSCELSRLEEIAELVASSLPSPLRREKLALALENEGYIKKLLELFHVCEDLENIEGLHHLYEIIKGIFLLNRTALFEVMFSEECIMDVIGCLEYDPALSQPRKHREFLTKTAKFKEVIPISDPELKQKIHQTYRVQYIQDMVLPTPSVFEENMLSTLHSFIFFNKIEIVGMLQEDEKFLTDLFAQLTDEATDEEKRQELVNFLKEFCAFSQTLQPQNRDAFFKTLSNMGILPALEVILSMDDTQVRSAATDIFSYLVEYNPSMVREFVMQEAQQNDDDILLINLIIEHMICDTDPELGGAVQLMGLLRTLVDPENMLATANKTEKTEFLGFFYKHCMHVLTAPLLANTTEEKPSKDDFQTAQLLALVLELLTFCVEHHTYHIKNYIINKDILRRVLVLMASKHAFLALCALRFKRKIIGLKDEFYNRYIMKSFLFEPVVKAFLNNGSRYNLMNSAIIEMFEFIRVEDIKSLTAHVIENYWKALEDVDYVQTFKGLKLRFEQQRERQDNPKLDSMRSILRNHRYRRDARTLEDEEEMWFNTDEDDMEDGEAVMSPSDKTKSGDDIMDPISKFMERKKLKESEEKEVLLKMNLSGWQSPSFKLSLSSGTKTNLTSQSSATNLPGSPGSPGSPGSPGSPGSVPKNTSQMAAITTKGGLVGLVDYPDDDKDDDEDEDKEDMLPLSKKAKFES; this is encoded by the exons ATGACCGACACCCGGCGGCGGGTAAAGGTTTACACCCTCAACGAGGATCGTCAGTGGGACGACCGGGGCACCGGACATGTGTCGTCGGGCTACGTGGAGCGGCTAAAGGGCATGTCCCTGCTTGTCAGGGCCGAGAGCGACGGTTCTCTGCTTTTAGAATCAAAAATCAATCCTAACACTGCATACCAGAAACAACAGGACACTTTGATTGTGTGGTCTGAAGCAGAAAATTATGACTTGGCCCTTAGCTTTCAAGAAAAAGCTGGATGTGATgaaatttgggaaaaaatatgtCAGGTTCAAGGAAAGGACCCTTCAGTGGACATTACTCAGGACCTTGTGGATGAATCAGAAGAGGAGTGTTTCGATGATATGTCATCACCAggtgtagaattgccatcttgTGAACTAAGTCGCCTGGAAGAAATTGCGGAACTTGTGGCATCATCTTTACCATCCCCCCTTCGTCGTGAAAAACTTGCACTAGCACTGGAAAATGAGGGTTATATTAAAAAGCTCTTAGAGCTTTTTCATGTGTGTGAGGATTTGGAAAATATTGAAGGACTGCACCACTTGTATGAAATTATCAAAGGCATCTTCCTCTTGAATCGAACTGCTCTTTTTGAAGTTATGTTCTCTGAGGAATGTATAATGGACGTCATTGGATGCTTAGAATATGATCCGGCTTTATCACAACCACGAAAACATAGGGAATTTCTAACAAAAACAGCCAAGTTTAAAGAAGTGATTCCCATATCAGATCCGGAgctgaaacaaaaaattcatcAGACTTACAGAGTTCAGTATATACAAGATATGGTTTTACCTACCCCTTCAGTCTTTGAAGAAAATATGTTATCAACACTTCATTCCTTCATCTTTTTCAATAAGATAGAAATTGTTGGTATGTTACAGGAAGATGAAAAATTTCTGACAGATTTGTTTGCACAACTAACAGATGAAGCAACAGATGAGGAGAAAAGACAGGAAttggttaactttttaaaagaattttgtgCATTTTCCCAAACGTTACAACCTCAAAACAGAGATGCTTTTTTCAAGACATTGTCAAACATGGGCATATTACCAGCTTTAGAAGTCATCCTCAGCATGGATGATACACAGGTGCGAAGTGCTGCTACTGATATATTCTCATACTTGGTTGAATATAATCCATCCATGGTACGAGAGTTTGTCATGCAGGAGGCACAACAGAATGATGAT GATATTCTGCTTATCAACCTCATTATAGAACATATGATTTGTGATACAGATCCTGAACTTGGAGGAGCAGTCCAACTTATGGGCCTGCTTCGAACTTTAGTTGACCCAGAGAACATGCTAGCCACtgccaataaaacagaaaagactgAATTTCTGGGTTTCTTCTACAAACATTGTATGCATGTTCTCACAGCTCCGTTATTGGCAAATACAACAGAAGAGAAACCTAGTAAAGATGATTTTCAGACGGCCCAGTTATTGGCACTTGTATTggaattgttaacattttgtgtGGAACATCATACCTACCACATAAAGAACTACATTATTAATAAGGATATCCTCCGGAGAGTGTTAGTTCTTATGGCCTCAAAGCATGCTTTCTTGGCATTATGTGCCCTTCGATTTAAGAGAAAGATTATTGGATTAAAAGATGAGTTTTACAACCGCTACATAATGAAAAGCTTTTTGTTTGAACCAGTGGTCAAAGCATTTCTCAACAATGGATCCCGCTACAATCTAATGAACTCTGCCATAATAGAGATGTTTGAATTTATTAGAGTGGAAGATATAAAATCATTAACTGCTCACGTAATTGAAAATTACTGGAAAGCACTGGAAGATGTAGATTATGTACAGACATTTAAAGGATTGAAACTGAGGTTTGAACAacaaagagaaaggcaagataATCCCAAACTTGACAGTATGCGTTCCATTTTGAGGAATCACAGATATCGAAGAGATGCCAGAACACTGGAAGATGAAGAAGAGATGTGGTTTAACACAGATGAAGATGACATGGAAGATGGAGAAGCTGTCATGTCTCCATCTGACAAAACTAAAAGTGGTGATGATATTATGGatccaataagcaaattcatggaaaggaagaaattaaaagaaagcgAGGAAAAGGAGGTGCTTCTGAAAATGAATCTTTCTGGTTGGCAGAGCCCAAGCTTCAAGCTTTCCCTCTCTAGTGGAACAAAGACTAATCTCACTAGCCAGTCATCTGCAACAAATCTGCCTGGTTCTCCAGGATCACCTGGATCCCCTGGATCCCCTGGCTCTCCTGGATCTGTCCCTAAAAATACATCTCAGATGGCAGCTATTACTACCAAGGGAGGCCTCGTGGGTCTGGTAGATTATCCTGATGATGATAAAGATGATGATGAGGATGAAGACAAGGAAGACATGCTACCATTgtcaaagaaagcaaaatttgaGTCGTAA